CCCCGACGCCGGCGTCGCCTGCGCCTGCCTGACGACGCGCGCGTTCGGCGCGTGGTCGAAGGACGCGTGGCCGCGGCTGTCGGACGCCGTGCTGGAAGAGCTCGGCCGCCTCTGATCGACCCGGGCGCGGCGCCCCGGTCGCGCTCAGGCGTCGTCGGTGAACAGCGGGCGCAGCAGCTCGTCGAACGTGGCGCGGTCGCAGCTCGCGACGACGCACGCCGTCATCGCGGTCACGGTGGCGGTGCGCGGGATGCGAAGGGCGGGGGCGACCTCGCCGAAGCACTCGCCCGGGCGGATCACGCCGCGGGCGCCACTGCCGTCCTGCCACACCCCGGCGAGGCCCGACAGCAGCACGAGGAAGCGGTCGCTCGTCGCGCCCTCGCTCACGATCGGCCCACCGGCGGGGATC
The Gaiella occulta genome window above contains:
- a CDS encoding cyclic nucleotide-binding domain-containing protein → MSPRHVPASVTELQRIGLFGSLPGETLTALAQRMERHEIPAGGPIVSEGATSDRFLVLLSGLAGVWQDGSGARGVIRPGECFGEVAPALRIPRTATVTAMTACVVASCDRATFDELLRPLFTDDA